In Zobellia roscoffensis, the following are encoded in one genomic region:
- a CDS encoding tetratricopeptide repeat protein translates to MATYKKRGFKPKDKVEEQEFTEQDSATAEVFSTLDESASKTEAWVASNQNYILGIIGVIAVGVLGYLAYAQFVEKPKEANAANEMYYPQQYFDQALNSPTAKDSLYNLALNGAEGKYGFLDIIEEYNGTKAANLANYSAGMAFLNMQKYQEAISHLENFSSEDDILGALAKGGLGDAFMQLGQPEDALGYYDKAIAHSSNNYTAPKFLYKAGVTALELNQNDKALSYFQKIKEEYSSSDEARTVDAFIGMAKTSN, encoded by the coding sequence ATGGCAACATACAAGAAACGGGGATTTAAACCAAAAGATAAGGTTGAAGAACAAGAGTTTACAGAACAAGACAGCGCAACTGCGGAAGTCTTTAGTACGTTAGATGAAAGTGCCTCAAAAACCGAAGCTTGGGTAGCCAGCAACCAAAACTATATTCTAGGTATCATTGGCGTTATAGCCGTTGGTGTTCTTGGATATTTAGCATACGCTCAATTTGTAGAGAAGCCTAAAGAGGCGAACGCTGCAAACGAGATGTATTACCCACAACAATATTTTGACCAAGCCCTTAACAGCCCTACTGCAAAAGATTCTTTATACAATCTTGCTTTAAACGGTGCTGAAGGAAAATATGGTTTTCTTGATATTATAGAAGAATACAATGGCACAAAGGCGGCTAACCTAGCGAATTATTCTGCTGGTATGGCATTTTTGAACATGCAAAAATACCAAGAAGCTATTTCTCATCTTGAAAACTTCAGTTCAGAAGATGATATCCTTGGCGCTTTAGCTAAAGGCGGTCTTGGCGATGCTTTTATGCAATTAGGCCAGCCAGAAGATGCTTTAGGATACTATGATAAAGCTATTGCTCATAGTAGCAATAACTACACAGCTCCTAAGTTTTTATACAAAGCTGGTGTTACAGCTCTAGAATTGAACCAGAACGATAAGGCTCTATCTTATTTTCAAAAAATTAAAGAGGAGTATTCATCTTCTGATGAAGCACGTACTGTAGATGCTTTTATAGGAATGGCTAAAACCTCCAATTAA
- the gldI gene encoding gliding motility-associated peptidyl-prolyl isomerase GldI encodes MRILSIIFLIALVGCGGPEARRPVEVKSGSFFKQSVKRSKELLAKEEKLMQDVMANDTLHEYIHSASGSWFYYDVKNEEVNYTPQPDDLVVMTYNIISLKNDTIYSTDDIGTLTYKVDKQDLFPGLRNSVKMLKEGETATFLFPSSLGYGYHGDNDKIGINVPFKVTLSIFKIEKEKELIE; translated from the coding sequence ATGAGAATCTTAAGTATTATTTTTTTAATTGCACTTGTTGGCTGTGGAGGCCCTGAGGCTAGAAGACCTGTTGAAGTTAAATCTGGCAGTTTCTTTAAGCAATCTGTTAAACGCAGTAAGGAACTTTTAGCCAAAGAAGAAAAGCTAATGCAAGATGTAATGGCTAATGATACTTTGCATGAGTATATCCATTCGGCCAGTGGGTCATGGTTTTATTATGATGTAAAGAATGAAGAGGTAAATTATACGCCTCAACCAGATGATTTAGTGGTGATGACCTACAATATTATCAGCTTAAAGAACGATACTATTTACAGTACGGATGATATAGGTACGCTAACCTATAAAGTGGATAAGCAAGATCTATTCCCGGGTTTAAGAAATAGTGTAAAGATGTTAAAAGAAGGAGAAACAGCTACTTTTCTGTTTCCTTCATCTTTAGGATATGGATATCATGGGGATAATGATAAAATAGGTATTAATGTACCGTTTAAGGTTACATTATCTATTTTTAAAATCGAAAAAGAAAAAGAGTTAATTGAATAG
- a CDS encoding riboflavin synthase subunit beta, with protein sequence MGMLSKFTRLKRSKKFEYNPRYYDDKGKGSPFKIEPKFDQYRTTLNPSRGLKNKFGSAMSDVKRQGDTNLKIRMAIILAILVLIVLFIIDFDLSIFLPK encoded by the coding sequence ATGGGAATGCTAAGTAAATTTACACGCTTAAAGCGGAGCAAGAAGTTTGAATACAATCCTCGTTATTATGACGATAAGGGCAAAGGCAGTCCGTTTAAAATTGAACCAAAATTCGACCAATACAGAACTACGCTTAACCCTTCAAGAGGTCTGAAGAATAAGTTTGGTAGCGCCATGTCTGATGTAAAACGACAGGGCGATACCAATTTAAAAATACGAATGGCAATCATTTTAGCCATTTTAGTATTGATTGTGCTTTTTATCATAGACTTTGACCTCTCTATATTTTTACCAAAATAA
- a CDS encoding rhomboid family intramembrane serine protease — protein MGRLTDAIKHLLIINILFFVATSLYGDQMYQWFSLWFPKNENFAFYQIVTHMFMHGGFMHIAFNMYALWAFGTPLEQIWGRNKFLFFYFSAGLGSALIHTGVNYFYFNEGMQALVSSGMTESNVLEIISAGQYSPDWYNIASKSTIDNFLSAYNTPAVGASGAIYGVLVAFGMMFPNSELFLMFIPVPVKAKYFIPVLIGLDLFSGVTGYSLFGQGIAHFAHIGGALFGFLMMWYWKKNQFNNNRWD, from the coding sequence ATGGGAAGATTGACCGACGCCATAAAGCACTTGCTCATAATAAACATTCTGTTTTTTGTGGCCACTTCTTTATATGGCGACCAAATGTACCAATGGTTTTCACTTTGGTTTCCAAAGAATGAAAATTTTGCATTTTACCAGATTGTAACCCATATGTTTATGCATGGTGGCTTTATGCATATAGCCTTTAACATGTATGCCTTATGGGCCTTTGGCACACCTCTTGAGCAAATTTGGGGTCGTAACAAATTTTTATTTTTCTATTTTTCAGCAGGTCTTGGCTCAGCATTAATTCATACCGGAGTAAATTACTTTTATTTTAACGAAGGTATGCAAGCACTCGTTAGCAGTGGTATGACCGAAAGTAACGTACTAGAAATTATATCTGCCGGTCAATACAGCCCAGATTGGTATAATATTGCTTCGAAAAGTACAATCGACAATTTTTTATCAGCATATAACACTCCTGCCGTAGGAGCATCAGGAGCAATTTATGGGGTTTTAGTTGCTTTTGGAATGATGTTCCCTAACAGCGAATTGTTCTTAATGTTCATTCCCGTTCCTGTAAAAGCAAAATATTTTATTCCTGTTTTAATAGGATTGGATTTATTTTCAGGAGTAACAGGATACAGTCTTTTTGGTCAAGGTATTGCGCATTTTGCCCATATTGGAGGCGCTCTTTTCGGCTTCTTGATGATGTGGTATTGGAAAAAAAATCAGTTTAACAATAACCGCTGGGATTAG
- a CDS encoding DUF805 domain-containing protein: MNWYLKVLQNYAGFEGRARRKEYWMFFLFNILISYGLQIVAVVIDVPALLFLSLIYSLGVLIPGIAVGVRRMHDVGKSGWFLLVPIYNLILACTDSEQGDNQYGPNPKSEEQASLQKV; the protein is encoded by the coding sequence ATGAATTGGTACTTAAAAGTATTGCAAAACTATGCCGGGTTTGAAGGCCGCGCCAGAAGAAAAGAATATTGGATGTTCTTTTTGTTCAACATCTTAATTTCTTATGGTTTACAAATTGTAGCCGTAGTAATAGATGTACCTGCTCTTCTATTTTTATCGCTTATATACTCGTTAGGTGTATTGATACCTGGTATTGCAGTAGGTGTTCGTAGAATGCATGATGTTGGTAAAAGTGGATGGTTCTTACTTGTACCAATTTATAACCTTATTTTAGCTTGTACGGATAGCGAGCAGGGCGATAACCAATATGGTCCAAACCCAAAAAGTGAAGAACAAGCTAGCTTGCAAAAAGTATAG
- a CDS encoding nucleoside-diphosphate kinase gives MTTNRTFTMIKPDAVENGHIGAILEKITSAGFKIVAMKYTQLSTRDAQEFYAVHSERPFYGELVEFMSRGPIVAAILEKDNAVEDFRALIGATNPAEAAEGTIRKLFASNIAENAVHGSDSDENASIEGSFHFAGREIF, from the coding sequence ATGACAACGAACAGAACATTTACGATGATTAAGCCGGATGCGGTTGAAAACGGTCACATTGGTGCCATTCTGGAAAAAATAACTTCCGCAGGTTTCAAAATCGTAGCCATGAAGTATACACAATTGAGCACAAGAGATGCACAAGAGTTCTACGCCGTTCACAGTGAGCGTCCGTTTTACGGAGAATTGGTAGAGTTTATGAGCCGTGGTCCTATTGTTGCTGCTATTTTAGAAAAAGACAATGCAGTTGAAGATTTTCGCGCATTGATCGGTGCAACAAACCCAGCTGAAGCAGCTGAAGGTACTATCAGAAAATTATTTGCTTCCAATATTGCTGAAAATGCGGTTCATGGATCAGATAGTGATGAAAACGCATCTATAGAAGGTTCTTTCCATTTTGCTGGAAGAGAAATTTTCTAA
- a CDS encoding DUF721 domain-containing protein, with translation MAKRRNENLNMSQALNEFIKENRLQKGMDKVDAREAWRNLMGNGVNNYTTDIELKGDTLFVALSSSVLREELSLGKSKIIRMLNEDLEKELVAKLVLR, from the coding sequence ATGGCAAAGAGAAGAAATGAGAACCTTAATATGAGCCAAGCCTTAAATGAATTCATAAAGGAGAATAGGCTTCAAAAAGGAATGGATAAAGTAGATGCGCGGGAAGCGTGGCGTAATCTAATGGGGAATGGAGTAAATAATTATACAACAGATATAGAGCTCAAAGGAGATACACTTTTTGTAGCGTTATCGTCTTCCGTGTTACGAGAAGAGCTGAGTCTTGGCAAATCAAAAATTATACGAATGCTCAATGAAGACTTAGAGAAGGAGCTGGTTGCAAAACTGGTATTAAGATAA
- a CDS encoding alkaline phosphatase D family protein — translation MLNKYIAICLLGLTISCKTQKQPELTAKTTVVTTSPKADFTLAFGSCNKQDEVNLLWDDILKTNPDVWVWGGDNIYADTDNMRRLRAMYAQQNAVKGYQNLKAKVPVIGTWDDHDYGLNDGGVDFDKKKESQQEFLDFMDVGKNDPRRTQEGVYTTHTYNTPQGSIKILVLDTRYFRTDLTLDTETKKRTIPNDYGVGTILGTTQWNWLTEELKNSTADFNILVSSIQILSNEHGFETWGNFPHEVDKLEKLIVDSKAKGVIILSGDRHISEFSKTEIAGVDYPLVDFTSSGLTHTYTKFNGEPNPFRVGDVVFTKSFGLIKFNFKTKEAQMQMIGNDLKVMGELHQTY, via the coding sequence ATGTTGAATAAGTACATCGCCATCTGCTTATTGGGTCTTACCATTTCCTGTAAAACCCAAAAACAGCCTGAACTAACGGCAAAAACGACGGTTGTAACCACTTCCCCTAAAGCTGATTTTACACTGGCTTTCGGTTCTTGCAATAAGCAAGATGAAGTCAACTTACTTTGGGATGATATTCTTAAAACCAATCCTGATGTTTGGGTATGGGGAGGCGATAATATTTATGCGGATACCGATAATATGAGGCGATTACGCGCCATGTATGCCCAACAGAACGCTGTAAAAGGATACCAAAATCTTAAAGCCAAGGTGCCAGTAATAGGTACTTGGGACGACCATGATTATGGATTAAATGATGGCGGTGTTGATTTTGATAAAAAGAAGGAAAGTCAGCAAGAGTTTTTAGATTTTATGGATGTAGGCAAAAATGACCCGCGAAGAACTCAAGAAGGGGTTTATACAACACATACCTACAACACGCCACAAGGAAGTATAAAAATATTGGTATTGGACACCCGTTATTTTAGAACTGACCTTACTCTAGATACGGAAACAAAAAAACGTACCATTCCTAACGACTATGGTGTGGGTACTATTCTTGGCACAACGCAATGGAATTGGCTAACCGAAGAACTCAAAAATTCAACAGCGGATTTTAATATCCTGGTAAGCAGTATTCAAATATTATCTAATGAACATGGGTTTGAGACCTGGGGTAACTTCCCGCATGAAGTAGATAAACTAGAAAAACTAATTGTTGATTCTAAAGCAAAAGGTGTTATAATACTCTCTGGAGACCGTCATATCTCTGAGTTCTCTAAAACCGAAATAGCCGGAGTAGATTACCCTTTAGTAGATTTTACCAGCAGCGGCCTTACACATACTTATACAAAATTTAATGGCGAGCCTAATCCGTTTAGGGTGGGCGACGTTGTTTTTACTAAAAGTTTCGGACTAATTAAATTCAATTTTAAAACTAAAGAAGCGCAAATGCAAATGATTGGGAACGACTTAAAAGTGATGGGTGAACTACATCAAACCTATTAA
- the mutL gene encoding DNA mismatch repair endonuclease MutL, with amino-acid sequence MADIIKLLPDHVANQIAAGEVVQRPASVVKELLENAIDAGANTIKLIIKDGGKILIQVVDDGLGMSATDARLSFERHATSKIQKAEDLFNLNTKGFRGEALASIAAIAHVEMQTKPENEELGTHLKIEGSKIIFQEASVTPKGTSMAVKNLFFNIPARRNFLKSNQVELRHITDEFHRVALAHPTIAFHFYNNGNELFNLPSDNYRKRIVNIFGTRTNQKLVPVEEETPIVKISGFITKPEFAKKSRGEQFFFINNRFIKSPYLHHAVVAAFEGLIKSDSYPGYFLYLEVDPGSIDINIHPTKTEVKFDDEHSLYAILRSTVKHSLGQFNVAPALDFEHDPNLQTPYDFKNKSVIQPKVSVDAAFNPFQEAKSTPSTPRNPGYKKQETKSWESLYVGLESKMGAEDDLGSISFESDTITGSIFEGEKETTEPVTTTFQIRRKYIVTTIKSGMVVIDQSRAHQRVLYEKFLNNSTVKQAVSQQLLFPLHLTFSKSEINALQEIEDILVSIGFIFDKIEGESITVTGVPLLVAESEVGMILDQLISDYQQELTDESFSHTDILSKTLAKTLAVKTGETLDNASQIALVNDLFACKESMVSPFNKPVYITITENDIDKKFI; translated from the coding sequence ATGGCAGATATTATAAAACTTTTACCGGACCATGTTGCCAATCAAATTGCAGCTGGTGAAGTGGTACAACGTCCTGCCTCAGTAGTTAAGGAATTGCTTGAGAATGCCATAGATGCTGGTGCCAACACTATAAAACTAATTATTAAGGATGGAGGTAAGATTCTTATTCAGGTTGTAGATGATGGTCTGGGTATGAGCGCCACAGATGCCCGGTTGAGTTTTGAGCGTCACGCCACCTCTAAAATACAGAAGGCAGAAGACCTTTTTAATTTGAACACCAAAGGTTTTAGAGGTGAAGCTTTAGCTTCTATAGCGGCAATTGCCCATGTAGAAATGCAAACCAAACCCGAAAACGAAGAACTGGGCACCCATCTAAAAATAGAAGGTAGTAAAATCATATTTCAGGAAGCAAGTGTAACGCCAAAAGGAACTTCCATGGCGGTTAAAAACCTATTTTTTAATATTCCTGCAAGGCGTAATTTTCTAAAAAGTAATCAGGTTGAGCTTCGCCATATTACAGATGAATTTCATCGTGTAGCCTTAGCGCACCCAACCATAGCATTTCATTTCTACAATAACGGAAACGAGCTTTTTAACCTTCCTTCTGATAATTACCGAAAACGTATTGTCAATATTTTTGGAACCCGAACCAATCAAAAACTGGTTCCCGTAGAAGAAGAGACTCCAATAGTTAAAATAAGCGGCTTTATTACCAAGCCCGAATTTGCAAAGAAGAGTCGCGGTGAGCAGTTTTTCTTTATTAATAATAGGTTTATAAAAAGCCCCTATCTACATCATGCCGTAGTCGCAGCTTTTGAAGGGCTCATAAAATCAGATAGCTACCCTGGCTATTTCCTTTATCTGGAAGTGGACCCTGGTTCTATAGACATCAATATACACCCAACTAAAACCGAGGTGAAATTTGATGACGAGCATAGTTTGTACGCCATTTTAAGGTCTACGGTAAAGCACAGCTTAGGACAGTTTAACGTTGCCCCTGCTTTAGATTTTGAGCATGACCCAAATTTACAGACACCTTATGATTTTAAAAATAAGTCAGTCATACAACCCAAGGTTTCGGTAGATGCCGCGTTTAATCCTTTTCAGGAAGCTAAAAGCACACCTTCCACACCTCGTAATCCTGGCTATAAAAAACAGGAAACGAAAAGCTGGGAAAGTTTGTATGTTGGTTTGGAGTCAAAAATGGGCGCCGAAGATGATTTGGGCAGTATAAGCTTTGAATCTGACACAATTACAGGTTCTATTTTTGAAGGTGAAAAAGAAACTACGGAACCTGTTACGACTACTTTTCAAATTAGAAGAAAGTACATTGTTACAACTATAAAATCGGGCATGGTGGTTATAGACCAAAGCCGTGCTCACCAAAGAGTTCTTTATGAAAAATTCTTAAATAATAGCACTGTAAAACAAGCAGTTAGCCAACAATTACTATTCCCATTGCATCTCACATTTTCAAAGTCAGAAATTAATGCACTTCAGGAAATTGAAGATATTCTAGTTTCCATTGGTTTTATATTCGACAAGATTGAAGGAGAATCTATTACGGTAACCGGAGTACCTTTATTGGTGGCAGAAAGCGAAGTTGGCATGATATTAGACCAATTGATTTCTGATTACCAACAAGAACTAACGGACGAAAGTTTTTCTCATACAGATATCCTTTCTAAAACTTTAGCAAAAACATTGGCGGTCAAAACTGGAGAAACACTGGACAATGCTTCTCAAATTGCCCTTGTAAACGACTTGTTCGCTTGTAAGGAATCTATGGTGAGTCCGTTTAATAAACCGGTATACATCACCATTACCGAAAATGACATTGACAAAAAATTTATTTAG
- a CDS encoding peptidylprolyl isomerase: protein MKKIYYLLTLVVLLSSCKSQYAELGDGVFADIHTSKGDIIIKLEYEKTPVTVANFVSLAEGDNPFVTDSLKGKKYFDGLIFHRVIKDFMIQGGDPTGTGRGNPGYKFKDEFNDSLVHDKKGILSMANSGAKTNGSQFFITHKETPFLNGRHTVFGHVVEGLDVVDSIATTEVSQDPMTKDKPVVDVIMNTVEIVRNGKAAKKFDAVQVMSDYFAEEEAKIAAFEKMKADFKAGLETQKQEATELPSGLKILTLKEGEGAKPTVGSQVLVYYAGFLEDGTLFDSNYEDVATKYNKFDARRKQGGGYEPIPMEYSPDASLIAGFKEGLLNMKVGDKVRIFIPSHLGYGPQGTGPIPPSADLVFDLEITGEAE, encoded by the coding sequence ATGAAAAAAATCTATTACTTATTGACCCTAGTGGTTTTGTTGTCTAGTTGTAAAAGTCAATATGCCGAATTGGGTGATGGCGTTTTTGCCGATATCCATACCAGTAAAGGTGATATTATAATCAAATTGGAATATGAGAAGACACCCGTTACGGTAGCTAACTTTGTTTCTCTAGCGGAAGGCGATAACCCATTTGTTACGGATAGCTTAAAAGGAAAGAAGTATTTTGACGGACTTATTTTTCACAGAGTTATTAAAGACTTTATGATTCAGGGAGGGGATCCTACTGGTACAGGACGTGGAAACCCAGGCTACAAGTTTAAAGATGAGTTTAATGATTCTTTGGTGCATGATAAAAAGGGAATTTTGTCTATGGCAAATTCAGGTGCTAAAACCAATGGTAGTCAATTTTTTATTACACATAAAGAGACTCCTTTTTTAAATGGTAGACACACAGTTTTCGGTCATGTAGTTGAAGGTTTGGATGTAGTTGATTCTATAGCCACTACCGAGGTTTCTCAAGACCCGATGACCAAAGATAAACCGGTAGTAGATGTGATTATGAATACCGTAGAGATTGTTCGTAATGGTAAAGCAGCTAAGAAGTTTGATGCTGTACAGGTTATGAGCGATTATTTTGCGGAAGAAGAAGCGAAGATTGCTGCCTTTGAGAAAATGAAAGCCGACTTTAAAGCCGGTCTTGAGACTCAAAAACAAGAGGCAACGGAATTACCAAGCGGATTGAAAATATTAACACTGAAAGAAGGTGAAGGAGCAAAACCTACTGTAGGTAGCCAAGTACTTGTATACTATGCAGGTTTTTTGGAGGACGGAACTTTGTTCGATAGTAACTATGAAGATGTCGCTACAAAATATAACAAATTTGATGCTCGAAGAAAACAAGGTGGAGGCTATGAGCCAATACCAATGGAGTATAGTCCTGATGCTAGTTTGATAGCTGGTTTTAAAGAAGGTCTTTTAAATATGAAAGTTGGAGATAAGGTGAGAATCTTTATTCCTTCGCATTTGGGATATGGACCACAAGGAACAGGTCCAATACCGCCAAGTGCAGATTTAGTATTTGATCTTGAAATTACTGGTGAAGCCGAGTAA
- a CDS encoding DHH family phosphoesterase yields MNLESIKAVQQLLSQPQKIVIVPHKNPDGDAIGSTLALCHYLVNRGQEAVVVAPNDYPKFLKWIPGNENILNFEKHNSQAKEKIAEATVVFTLDFNHLGRIGQMQSVLEDLTVPFVMIDHHQAPSDYAEVMYSDVSMSSTCEMVYNFIEFLGDVDKITVDMANCLYTGIMTDTGSFKFRSTTGRTHRIIAGLIDKGAENTQIHHRVYDTNTPGRLHLLGCALKNMVIHDMYRTAYITLSQDELDTYKYQKGDTEGFVNYGLTLEGIIFAVIFIENKEEGIIKISFRSIGDFNVNEFARTYFEGGGHNNAAGGKSDRSLNETAVYFESLLENHKDQLQA; encoded by the coding sequence ATGAATTTGGAGTCTATAAAAGCGGTTCAGCAACTACTTTCCCAACCGCAAAAAATCGTAATCGTACCGCATAAAAATCCAGATGGTGATGCCATTGGCTCAACATTGGCGCTGTGTCATTATCTTGTTAATAGAGGTCAGGAGGCTGTTGTTGTAGCTCCAAACGATTATCCTAAGTTTTTAAAATGGATACCAGGTAATGAGAATATTCTGAATTTTGAGAAGCATAATAGTCAAGCTAAGGAAAAAATAGCAGAGGCAACGGTGGTTTTTACGTTAGATTTTAATCATTTGGGGAGGATAGGACAGATGCAATCCGTTTTGGAAGACTTAACGGTTCCTTTTGTTATGATAGATCATCATCAGGCCCCGTCTGATTATGCAGAGGTTATGTATTCAGATGTTTCTATGAGTTCTACTTGTGAAATGGTGTATAACTTCATTGAGTTTTTGGGTGATGTGGACAAAATAACAGTGGATATGGCAAATTGCCTATACACTGGGATTATGACAGATACAGGTTCATTTAAATTCAGGTCAACTACAGGTAGAACGCATCGTATTATAGCTGGTCTAATAGATAAGGGAGCGGAGAATACCCAGATACATCACCGTGTTTATGATACGAATACCCCAGGAAGGTTACACCTTTTAGGATGTGCCCTTAAGAATATGGTTATTCATGATATGTATAGAACGGCATATATTACATTAAGTCAAGATGAACTAGATACGTATAAGTATCAAAAAGGAGATACGGAAGGTTTTGTGAATTATGGACTTACTCTTGAAGGTATTATCTTTGCTGTTATTTTTATAGAAAATAAAGAAGAAGGTATTATAAAAATTTCTTTTAGGTCTATAGGGGATTTCAACGTAAACGAATTTGCTAGAACCTATTTTGAGGGAGGTGGACATAATAATGCTGCAGGTGGAAAAAGCGATAGGTCCCTTAATGAAACAGCTGTTTATTTTGAATCACTTTTAGAAAATCATAAAGATCAATTACAGGCATGA
- the ribH gene encoding 6,7-dimethyl-8-ribityllumazine synthase, giving the protein MATANKNLSIYDKAKIPNAKNLRFGIVVSEWNTEITEGLYSGAIEALLDCGALESNILRWDVPGSFELTFGCKKMATTQNVDAVIAIGNVIQGETKHFDFVCSATAQGIKDLNVQLDTPVIFCVLTDNNIEQSRERSGGKHGNKGTEAAIAAIQMAILGK; this is encoded by the coding sequence ATGGCTACGGCAAATAAAAATTTATCAATTTATGATAAGGCAAAAATCCCAAATGCGAAGAACCTTCGGTTTGGGATTGTTGTTTCTGAATGGAATACTGAAATTACGGAAGGTCTATACTCAGGAGCCATTGAAGCGCTTCTAGATTGTGGTGCATTAGAGTCCAATATTCTTCGTTGGGATGTACCTGGTAGTTTTGAATTAACTTTTGGCTGCAAAAAAATGGCAACTACACAAAATGTTGATGCTGTTATAGCCATTGGAAATGTTATTCAAGGGGAGACCAAGCATTTTGATTTTGTTTGTAGCGCTACAGCTCAAGGCATCAAAGACCTGAATGTACAATTAGATACACCCGTAATTTTTTGCGTATTGACAGATAATAACATAGAGCAATCAAGAGAACGTAGTGGCGGTAAACATGGTAACAAAGGTACCGAAGCTGCAATCGCTGCTATTCAAATGGCTATTTTAGGCAAATAA
- the recF gene encoding DNA replication/repair protein RecF (All proteins in this family for which functions are known are DNA-binding proteins that assist the filamentation of RecA onto DNA for the initiation of recombination or recombinational repair.), whose translation MFLKKLSLINYKNFDSKDLELDKKINCMVGPNGVGKTNVLDAVYHLSFGKSYFNPVSTQNIKHEEDFFVIEGEFEKDERDEKVVCSLKRGAKKIIKRNGKAYDRLSDHIGLLPLVIISPADRDLIIEGSDTRRKFIDGVISQSDKGYLQDLIKYNKVLAQRNSLLKYFAANHTFNKDTLAVYNEQLSDYGTKIFDKRVAFLEAFIPIFKEQYIAISGGRENVSLGYDSKLLNENLLNLLEKAVEKDRALQYTSVGVHKDDLGFEISGHPIKKFGSQGQQKSFLIALKFAQFQFIKARSKTTPILLLDDIFDKLDEHRVSHIVALVNNENFGQIFISDTHAERTEEVVKQIHQTYKLFKL comes from the coding sequence ATGTTTTTAAAGAAATTATCCCTTATTAACTACAAAAATTTTGATTCGAAGGATTTAGAACTCGATAAAAAAATCAATTGTATGGTGGGACCGAACGGAGTAGGGAAGACCAATGTGTTAGATGCGGTATATCATCTTTCCTTTGGGAAGAGCTATTTTAACCCCGTTTCTACTCAAAATATAAAGCACGAGGAAGACTTTTTTGTCATTGAAGGTGAGTTCGAGAAAGATGAACGTGACGAAAAGGTGGTCTGTAGTTTAAAAAGAGGGGCTAAAAAAATTATTAAACGTAATGGTAAGGCATATGATCGTTTATCCGACCATATAGGTTTGTTGCCTTTGGTTATAATTTCTCCGGCAGATCGTGACCTTATTATAGAGGGTAGTGATACAAGACGAAAATTTATAGATGGCGTAATTTCTCAATCTGATAAAGGGTACCTCCAAGACTTAATAAAGTATAATAAGGTGTTAGCGCAAAGAAATTCACTTTTAAAATATTTTGCAGCCAATCATACCTTTAATAAAGATACTCTTGCGGTTTACAATGAGCAATTGAGTGATTATGGCACCAAGATTTTTGATAAGCGAGTTGCTTTTTTAGAAGCTTTCATTCCTATTTTTAAAGAACAGTACATTGCTATTTCTGGCGGGCGAGAAAATGTATCTTTAGGCTATGACAGTAAGTTGCTCAATGAGAATTTGTTGAACCTTTTAGAAAAAGCCGTTGAAAAAGATAGAGCCTTGCAGTATACATCGGTTGGGGTTCATAAAGACGATTTAGGGTTTGAGATTTCAGGGCATCCCATTAAGAAATTTGGGAGTCAGGGGCAACAAAAATCATTCTTGATTGCATTGAAATTTGCCCAGTTTCAGTTTATAAAAGCTCGATCTAAAACAACACCAATTTTATTACTAGATGATATTTTTGATAAATTAGATGAACATCGGGTGTCACATATTGTAGCTTTGGTGAACAATGAAAATTTTGGACAGATTTTTATTAGTGATACGCATGCAGAACGTACGGAGGAGGTTGTAAAACAGATACACCAAACGTATAAGTTGTTTAAATTATAA